The Bryobacteraceae bacterium genomic sequence GCCGGCGAGATCCACTATGGCGAGTGCGATTACTACCACGGGATCGGGCCGTGGTATGGGCAATATGAATGGAACATCAGGAAGGACATGGGAGGGTCCAACCTGCTGACGGCCGGCTGCCATGCGCTGGATCTGCTCCTGCACTTCATGAATGGCAAAGTGGCCGAAGTCACCAGTTACTCCACCAAGTCCAAGAGCAAGTACTTCGAGCCGTACGAATACCCGACCAGTTCAGTAACGATACTCAGGTTCGAAGACGGCCGGATCGGCAAGGTCGCCTCGATCACCGACTGTCTCCAGCCCTACTACTTCCACATTCACCTCGTTGGAAGCCAGGGTTCGGTGCTCGACGACAAGTTCACCGCGCTCGGCTGGGACGGCCTCGGCAAGGATCGCTGGAGCCAGCTTGGGGTCCCCGTGGTCGACTCGGGCGACGTCAGCGATCATCCCTACCAGCCGCAATTCCAGGCCTTCGTCGATTCCCTGCGCGAGAACCGGCCGATGCCCTACACCGATTTCGAGACGGCGTTCGAAACGCACCGCGTGGTTTTCGCCGCGGACCGTTCCGCCGCCGAAGGCCGGCCGGTGAAGGTGGCGGAGTTCGAGTAACTATCCGCCGACCTTCTCCCGGACGTTGAACTCCAGTTTCCAGCGCCTGCCGTCGCGCGCCACGCACCATAGTTGGAGCATCCCGGTCTCTGTGATCTCAGTCTCGAGCGTCACCGGAACGGACTCCGCTTCGGCGCCGGGGAGCGTCACCTCGATCGGCGCCAGTTCTTCCATGTCGCCGCCGATTTCTTCGAGCATCTCGCCCGGTTGATCGGCGTGGCGCTCCACGGACGAAAAAAAGCGGAAATCGCACTGCTGGCCGACGCGAAGCGCGAACTCGCGCCTTCCCGGCTGGATTCGCGTACCCTCCTCCATTCCCGCCTGCGCCACCGTCAGCGCACGGAGCGGCGGTTTCACGCCGGGGATTGCCGGCATCGCCGGCTTGATCCCAATGTAGTAGGAGCGCGCCACGCCGCCGCGGATTCGAATCCCGTGGCCGGCTCGCGCCAAGCCGTAGTAGGCCGCGCCACGCGAGACGGCATGCATCAGATCGTCGCCCTCGAGCGCTTTCGCCGCCGGAAGCTTGTGCTCTCCCAGCCACCCGTTCAGTACGCCGAGCAGCCGCTGGCGCAAGGCCGGGGCGAGAAACACACCGCCGTTGAAGAGAACGTGTGTCGGCGCCGCCATCTTCCCGCCCCGATTGTTTCCCGGCCCGGCCTGGCGAAGGAACCGTGCGAGGTGACGCGTAACGGCGGCGTCGGCGGCGTAGGGCAGGCCGATTTCGTTGATGCCGGAACTGCGGGGATCCTCCGGCTCGGCGCCGGCCGGCGCTTGTGGAAAGAAGCCATCGAGCACGGTGGATTCGAGAACCGCGCGTTCGAGCTTCGCCTTGATGGCGCCGCCCACCACGCCGGAGCCTTTTCCGAGGATGGTCACCGGATGATCGGCTCGGTCCGGGTTGGCGAACAACCCTTCCTTGGCCGCGCGGGCGCTCTGCCAAAGCGCGTGCATTTGCGAGGAAGAGAGTTTGCGCCCGAGTGACTGCGCCACGCCGTGCGCAAGTGCGAGGTCCATATTGTCGCCGCCGAGGAGAATGTGATCGCCCACGGCGACACGCTCGAGCGTCAGTTCGCCATCTTCGGCCGTGATGGCGATCAGCGAAAAGTCAGTGGTGCCGCCGCCCACGTCGACGACCAGCACGAGGTCGCCCGGGGAGACGCGCTCGCGCCAGTCGGCGTGGCGCTCGAGCCATGCGTAGAAGGCGGCCTGCGGCTCTTCGAGCAGGACGACGTCGCCGAATCCGGCTTCGCTGGCGGCGCGGAGAGTGAGATCGCGGGCGACCGCATCGAAAGAGGCCGGGACCGTAACGAGCACGTGCTGCGCCTCGAGCGGCGTGTCCGGATTCACGTGGTCCCAGGCGTGCCGGAGATGCTCGAGGTAGCGGCGCGAGGCCTCCACCGGCGAAACGCGGGCGATCCCGTCCGGCGCTTCGAGCGGCAGCAGCGCTGACGTCCGGTCGACGGCGGAATGCGACAGCCAGCTCTTCGCCGAAACCACCAGCCGGGAAGGAATTTCCGAACCGCGCGCGCGGGCGAGTTCACCCACCACCCACGCCGGGTTCTCGTCCCAGGGGAGCGCGGTGGCGCCGGGCGGGAAGTCGGCGTCTCCGGGGAGAAACAGGCTCGACGGCAGCAGCGGCCAGGGACGGAAGTCGGCCGCCCGCACCAGTTGCGGAATCTCGAACGGAGTGACGGACGGCGTTTCGCGCGCGGTGGGAAGGGCTGCGTAGGCAAGGGCGGAGTTCGTCGTGCCGAGATCGATCCCGGCTACCAGGGTGGCGGAGGATTTCATTGCGGATTGCGGAGCGGACTCCGTCGTTTCTATTGTCGCCCCGATGGCCGGTCCTCTTCGAAGACACCCATCCAAAGACGTTTGCCTCCCGGGACCGGGCGATGGCGCTCGTGCGCGAGGCGGAGCCCGGACTGTTCGAGCCGGAGGCGGAGCGCGCCCGGGTCTATTAGCTCGAATTTGTCCTTGAGCGACTGAATGGAGGCGAAGCCGGTGGGCGCGACGTCATGTCCGTGGTCGCTCGGGAGTTGCAGCACGACGGCCAGCGCGCCGCCGGGGCGGACGAGTGATACGGCGGTTTCGAAACAGCGGCCGGCGCCGGCGTGCTCGAAGACGAGGGCGGCGTGGACGAGGTCGACAGGTTCGAGATCGGGGCGATCGGTTTCGAGGTCGACGCAATGAAGGGTCAGATTGCAACGGGTGGCGTGGCGCCGGCGGACGGCTTCGAGGTAGAGCGGATTACAGTCGAGGCCGGCGACGCGCGTGGTTACCGACGGGTCAATGTGTTCGAGCCCGTTGCCGCCGGCGATGCCGAGGATGGCCACCGAGGCGGGCCGCGTTCGCGCCAGCGCGTCGGCGAAGAGGTCGGAGAGCGCGTCCAGTTGCCGTACCGTGGCCGCGCTCATGTGGCCTTCGTACTCGGCCAGGGGAACGTTCAACCACGGATTGGACATGCTTCCAAGGTACCCGGAAAGCGGAATCCGGTCTCGGACGCGCCTTGTCTGCTTCGATGGATGTTAGAGCCGGTCCTGGTTAGAGCCGGTCCTGGTTAGAGCTGGTCCTGGGAGAGCGGCCCGGTGGAGACCGGCTTGGCCCAGTATGCGCCGCGCTCCTCGACGATGACGGATCCGGGGGCGATGGTCACTTTCGGATCCTCGGGGACGAGCACGTTGCGCTTCACGACTCTCAGGCGGACGGGTTTGAGCGGTTCGGGTGCGTGGCCGGTGGGACTGAGGTCGAGCGGCGTGGCCGACTCGAGCGCGGCGCGCGCTTCGTCCTCACGCCGGCGGATAACGATCGCGCGCACCAGCCGTTCCGAAATCCCCTGTTTGGCCAGATAGACGAGCCCCTCCACCGACGTATCGAAGTCCGTCGGTTTGATGCGGACCAGCTCGGCGAGAAAGCGTTCGTTGTAGCCGGCGCGGGCAAGCAGAACCAGTCCTTCGTTGGTGAGCTTCCGCTCGCCCATCGGAGGCGGCATTTCTTCGTGAGCTTCGGCGAATGCCTCGACGTGGGTTGGCGGGCCGCCATGCCCACCGCCATGCGCGTCGCCGGCGAGAGCGACGCCTCCGGCGAGCAGGATCGCCATCAGTCCACCGGTCATCATGGAGAACGCCGCCTCGGCGGCCTGGCACCGGAAGGGGCAGGTATTTTCGGGCATCGTTAGGATTTACCTCTCCGTTGCTCATCGTCCGGTGCGGCCAAAAGTATGAGCCCTTCGGCAACAGTTGCAGGAAAACGCCTCCGCACCGATAAGACCAGCGTGAAGACGCCCTGCTTGTTCTCCGCCCTTGCCCTGTGCGGCCTGCTGCATGCGGCCGGAGCCCAGTTCGACCTCGCCCCGGCCCGGCTTCCGGCCGGCTATCTGCAGCGCGCCTACAGCGGCGGCCCGATCCTCGCGGCCGGCGGCGGCCAGTGTCCGAACAACGTGGTCACGCTGACGCTGGCCGGCGGATCTCTGCCTCCGGGCGTCGAGTTGACGCCGGCCGGATACTTGCGCGGCTATCCCTCGGCGCCGGGATCCTACCGTTTCCTCGTCCGGGCGGCCAACGCGTGCGGCTGGGCTGACCGCGAGTTCTCGATCGAGGTCTCCGGCGCGCCGGTGCTGCTCGTGAACCCGCCGTCGGTGCAGTTCCGCGTCCTGGCCGGACAACGGGCCCCGGAGCCGGTGCTGCTTCGGATTTCCAGCGATACGGCCGGCCTCGCCTACACGCTCGATGGGCCGGCGGCCGATTGGGTGGAGGCGCGGATTCGCGCCGGAGTGACGCCGGGGCCGGAAGCGGCCTTCGACGCCGATACGATCGCGCTGTACTTCGACTTCACGCGCCTGGAACCGGGTACGCACCGGACATCGCTGCGGCTATCGGCGTGGCGCGGAGTGGAACCGGCCGAGGTCCCGATCGAGGTGACGGTGCTCGAACAGCGGGCGGCGGCAACGGCGCCGTCGGCGCAATCGCTGCTGCCGGTTCCCGTGGCGCCGGCGGGCCCTGAAACGCCCGCCACCGCGCCGGCGGCAAAACCGGCTCCAGCGGCGGCGAAATCAGCCCGTACCACGAGCCGCCGTCCGGCGAAGGCGCGAACGAAAGCGCGGACGCCAGCGCCCGCCAAGACGGCCCCGCCGGCAAAGGGCGGCGAACCCGTCCATACGGCCGCGGCGCCGGCCAAGGCTGCGGCCAAACCCGACGCGCACGCCATCAAGTCCGACGAGCACGGCAAGCCGCCGGCAAAGGAAACCAAAGCCGCCGGGCACGACGCCAAACCGGCCGCGCACGACAAGCCGAAGGGTTCCTCCCACGATAAGCCCAACGAGCCAGCTAAAGACGCACAGAAAAACGCCGATCATGAGAAGAAGCCGAATGCCGGCTCCGGGCATGGATCTACGCCCGAACCCGCGAAGCATCACTAGGGCGGCCGCGCCTGTTACAGTAGGGACAGAAACGGGCGGTCCGGACACTCGCGGCCGGTCTCCCCAGGGCTGGTCTGTGCTTGCCATGACGAAGAAAGAGGGCGGTTTTCGAATCCGAGTCGAGGGCTTGACCAAACGCTACCGGTCCGGTCCGGACGAGGTGCGCGTGTTCGCGGGACTGGACTGCGAAATCGCCGCTGGCGAGCGAGTGGCTGTCGTAGGCGAATCGGGTGCGGGGAAGACAACCCTGCTCTGCCTACTCGGAGCGCTGGACCGGCCGACCTCGGGCCGTGTATTCTACGGCGATCAGGATATTTACGCCCTCGACGACAATGCGCTCTCGGGGTTTCGCAATCGCACGGTGGGATTCGTCTGGCAGATGAATTCCCTGCTCGGCGAGTTCACCGCGCTCGAAAATGTCGCCATGCCGCATCGAATTCGCGGCGCGTCGCCCGAGGAGGCCAACGCCTCCGCCCGGGCGCTGCTCGAGGAAGTGGGATTGAAGGCGCGCCTCTCACACCGCCCCGGAGAGTTGAGCGGCGGCGAGCAACAGCGCGTGGCGTTGGCCCGCGCCCTGGCCGGGCGCCCGAAGGCGCTTCTCGCCGATGAGCCGACCGGCAATCTCGACCACACAACCGGAGAGACTGTTTCCCGCCTGTTGCGCGAACTGCACCGCGCGCACGGGCTCACCACCGTCGTCGTGACGCACAATCTCGCGCTCGCCGAGAGCTGCGATCGGGTCTTACAATTAGAAGAGGGCGTGTTCGTACCTTGGTCGGGCGCGCGGTAATTAGAGCGAGGTAAACGGCAAGGGCATATGTTCGAACGATACACAGAGAAAGCGCGGCGGGTCATCTTTTTCGCACGGTATGAGGCCAGCCAGTTCGGCAGTCCGTATATCGAAACCGAGCATCTGCTGCTCGGCCTGTTGCGCGAGGACAAGGCGCTCGCCAACCGGTTCCTGCGCTCTCATGCGGCGCTCGAGTCGATCCGGAAGCAGATCGAAGCGCAGACGACGCTCCGGGAGAAGGTCTCCACCTCGGTCGACCTGCCGCTGTCGCACGAGTGCAAGCGCGTGCTCGCCTACGCGGCCGAAGAGGCCGAGCGGCTCAACCACAAGCACATCGGCACCGAGCATCTGCTGCTCGGCTTGTTGCGCGAAGAAAAATGCTTCGCCGCCGAGATCCTGCACGAGCGCGGGCTGCGGCTGTCGCAGGTGCGCGAGGAGATCGCGCGCTCCTCGTCAGAGAAGATGTCTTCGAACCGGCCCAAGGAGAGCTCGCTCCTTTCCGAGTTCAGCCGCGACCTGACTCAGGCGGCCATCGACGGCACGCTCGATCCGCTCATCGGGCGCGATAACGAGCTCGAGCGCGTGGTGCAGATCCTCTGCCGGCGCACGAAGAACAACCCGGTGCTGATCGGCGAGCCTGGCGTGGGGAAAACGGCCATCGTCGAAGGCCTCGCGCAGCGCATCGCCGACGGCGACGTGCCGAGCTTCCTCGCCGACAAGCGCATCCTCGCGCTCGACCTTTCGTTGATCGTCGCCGGCACGAAGTACCGCGGCCAGTTCGAAGAACGGCTGAAGACGATCATGAAAGAGTTGATGGAGAACCAGAACGCGGTGATCTTCATCGACGAGTTGCACACACTCGTGGGCGCCGGATCGGCCGAGGGGTCGCTCGACGCGGCCAACATCCTCAAGCCGGCGCTGTCGCGCGGCGAGATTCAGTGCATCGGCGCCACGACGCCGGGCGAGTACCGGAAATCGATCGAGAAAGACCGGTCGCTCGAGCGCCGCTTCCAGGCCGTGAAAGTCCCGCCGCCCTCGGAAGGCGATGCCATCCAGATCCTGTTCGGGATCAAAGAGCGCTACGAGAAGTTCCACGCCGTGGCCTACACCGACGAGGCGATCGAATCGGCCGTGCACGCATCGAACCGTTTCATCCCGGACCGGTTCCTGCCCGACAAGGCAATCGACCTCATTGACGAGGCCGGCGCGCGCGTGAAGCTCCGCCAGACGACGCTCCCCTCCGAGGTGGCCGACATCCAAAAGCGGATCAAGTTCATCGTCCACCGGATGGAGATCGCCATCGCGAATCAGGAATTCGAGAAGGCGCGGTTCTACTCCGACGAAGAGCGCAAGGAGCGCGAAAACCTCCGCCTGCTGCGCGAGAAGTACAATCTCGACGACACCTCCACCGGCGTCGTCACCAAGGACGACATTGAGGACGTGGTGGCGCGCTGGACCGGCGTGCCGATGACGGCGATCAAGGAAGAAGAAGTCGCCAAGCTCATCCGGATCGAAGAGGAGCTGCATAAGCGCGTAGTGAGCCAGGAGAAGGCGATCAGCGCGCTGGCGCGGGCCATCCGGCGGTCACGCGCCGGGCTCAAGTCACCGAAGCGGCCGGCCGGGTCGTTCCTGTTCCTCGGGCCCACCGGCGTCGGCAAGACCGAAGTGGCGCGGGCGCTTGCAGAGTTCCTGTTCGGCAGCGAGAAGTCGCTGATCCGCTTCGACATGTCCGAATTCATGGAGAAGCATTCGGTGTCGAAGTTGATCGGATCGCCTCCCGGCTACGTCGGCTACGAAGAGGGCGGCCAGTTGACCGAACGCGTCAAGCGCGCGCCGTACTCCATCATCCTGCTCGACGAAATCGAGAAGGCGCACCCGGATGTCTACAACATCCTGCTGCAGGTGTTCGAAGACGGCCAGTTGACCGACGGGCTCGGCAATACGGTGGACTTCAAGAACACGATTATCATCATGACGTCGAACCTCGGAGCGCGGCACCTCGAAAAGCGTTCGCAAATCGGCTTCTCGACCCCTTCGACCACCGGCGTTCCGCCGAAGGTGGAGGACATGGTGATGCAGGAAGTGAAGAAGGCGTTCAACCCTGAGTTCCTCAACCGGCTCGACGAAACGATCCTCTTCACCAGCCTCGCCGACGACGACCTGCTGAAGATCATCCACTTGCTCACCGAGCAGATCAACGTGAACCTGGCGCCGAAGCAGATCAAGATCTCGCTGCACGACGACGCGGCTCGCTACATCCTCGAGAAGACCTGCGGCGACCGCAGCTACGGCGCGCGTCCGCTGCGCCGGGCGCTGCAGAAGTACATTGAGGATCCGCTGTCGGAGGCGTTGATCCAGGGAACGCTGCCGCGTCCGGCCGAACTCGAGGTCTACCTTGGGGAAGGCGGCATCTACTGCCGGCCGGTGAACACGGAGACCGAAGCGGCGACTGTAGGAGTGGGCGGCGCGGGCGACGCGCCGGCCGGCACTCCTCTCTACATGTTCTGATCCCGGCTCGTGTCTCCGCCATCCCGTGGAGATACCGGGGGCGGGCCGATTGATGCCAGAATCCGGACAGGACGAACTCGACCGCCTGCGGCGCGAAAGCGCCAACGCGCGGTTGTTCGCCCGGATGATCGCGCACGACCTCAACAACGTGCTCGGCGGGATGCTCGGGCACGCATCGCTGCTTGAGGCGCTCACCGAACCGGGCGGCGAGTTGCACGAATCCTCCATGGTCATCTCCCAGGCCGCCACGCGCGCCACGGCGCTCGTCCGCCAGTTGCTCGACTACTCAGGCGAGCCTACCGCGCGGTTCGAGCCGGTGGATCTGGCGGCTGCCACGCAGGAGGTGGCCGGGCTGATCCGCGGGACGGAGGCGCCGCGAGTCGAGACGGTATTCGAGGCGAGTCCCGCCTGGGTGACCGGCGACCCGGCGCAGCTTTACCAGATGGTCCTCAATCTGACGGTGAATGCCCGCGAAGCGCTGCGCGGTCAAGCCGATCCGCGCCTGTTGCTGCGCGTCCGGCGCATCGCCGCCGCGGAAACGCCCGCCGGCATTGAGCTGACGGTGGCCGACAACGGCCCGGGGATTCCCCCTGAGTTGCGCGACCGCATCTTCGATCCCTTCGTCAGCGGGAACCCGACCGGCCGCGGGCTCGGCCTGGCCATCGTAAAGCGAGTCGTCGAAACCCACGGCGGCGCCATCGGCCTTGCCACGAATGCCGGGGGCGGCACGGCGTTCCGCGTTCGCCTTCCCGAGCGCGGCCGGGCGTGAGCGCGCCGGAAACGACGAAGAGATCCCGGAAGCCGGGATCTCCCACGCCGCCTCGAGTTGTCGCTCAGTTTTCGCCGTTGATGGCGATCGAGATCTGGGTCGCGTCGAAGGCCGGACCCGCGAACGCCGAGGTGTAGCTCACTCGGGTAGTGCTCGTGGACGTCGTGCTCGAGGTGCCCCAGGCAGCCGCCGTCCCCCAGATCGCCGTGAAGGCGTCGGTTCCGTTGGTTCCCCAGGCCGCCGCCGCACCCCATATCGCCGAAGTGCCCCAGGCAGCCGCCGAACCCCACACGGCCGAAGAACCCCAAACCGCCGAGGTGCCCCAGGCAGCCGCCGAACCCCACACGGCCGACGTGCCGGAGAGGTTGGTGGAGCCCCACAGCCCCGAGTCCGACGTCACCAGCAGCACCTGGCCCGTCGCCGGGTCGTAAACGGCCGGAGGAGAAACGGCGCTCAGCTTCTTGCTGAACGTCTCGCTGTTGGCGAGCGCGCCCGGGATGTCGAGGTATCCGGCGCCGATCGTAAAGACATCGTACTGGCTGGTGAAGGTCTGGCCGGTCACCGGGTCCGTGGCGACGCTTGCGGTGGGGAACTGTTTGGTGGCGCTCAGCATCAACCGGGCCTTTACCGTGTCTGGCGAGAGGCCGGAGTCCTTCTCGAGCATCAGGGCCGCGGCGCCGGATACCATCGGGCTGGCCATGCTGGTGCCGCTGAGGCGGAAGTAGAGGTTGGAAGGAGAAGACCCGGCCGCGGGAAGGTAGTAATCCTTCGAGATTCGGTTGGCCGGATAGGTTTCGGCCAGGTAGCTGCCCGTGACCAGAGCGGATATGATTCGGTTGCCGGGAGCGACCAGGTCGGGTTTTACGATGTGGTCGATCGCCGTCGGCCCCTTCGAGCTGTAGCTGGCGATCAGGTCATCGCCGCGATTGGCGGTGGTCATCGTTTTCATCGCGCCCACCGTGATCACGTAGGGGTCGTTGCCGGGCGAAGCGATGGTGCCGTAGCCCTTGTTGCCGAACGTATCGTCGCGTCCGAAGTTACCGGCCGCCACGACGACTACGATCCCGGCGTTCCAGGCCTTCTCCACCGCGATGCACAGCGGGTCGTTCGAGTAGGTATCCATCACGGGGCGGCCGAGCGACAGATTCATCACGCGGATGTTGTACTTCTTCCTGAGCTGAATGGCGCGCTCGATGGCGGCCACGACGATGCTGTCGGAGCTGGCTCCCTGTGAGTCCAGCACCTTCAGATTGACGATGTTCGCTTTGGGCGCGATGCCGCGGAAGGTCGCCGTCCCTATGTTGGAGAGCCCTCCGTTGCCGGCGATGATCGCGGCGACGTGGGTCCCATGGCCGAATTCGTCGGTGGCGGATCCGCCAACGAAGGACTCGTTGTAGACGATCCGGTCCTTGAGATCCCAGTGCGCCGCCACGCCGCTGTCAACCACGGCGATGCCGATGCCCTGTCCGGTCCATGCGCTTCGGAAGGCGATGTCGGCGCCAGTGGTCGGGTTGGCGTAGTCGAGGGAGCCGCGGACCTTGCGGTCTGGTGAGACGTACGCGATGTCGGGGTCAGCGGCGATGAGCGCTCGGATTTCGGCGCGACTGCCAGCAAGGACGACGCCGTCGATGAGTGGCAGCCGCTTCTTTGCGTCGAGTCCCTTGGCCTTGGCCTTGGCAGCGTGCGCGAGGCCGGGAGGCGTCTTGTATCGAACGATGACGGAGGCCCTGGTTCCAGGGGCCATGTTGTCGACCTCAGGGGAGGTCTTTGGTCCGGCCGAGAGTCCCGGAGCCATCAGTGCGAGGATGATTGCGAGGGTAGATAGGATTTTCATGATTCGCCTATGTCCGAATTGCTGGACGCTCCGTATACTGCACACCGCATGCCAACCTCAAGGCACCCGTAAATCATTGAAAACAATCTGTTAACCCGCCGACGATCGGCGGTATTGCCAGACACCGTGGCGGCCGATGAGCCGACGTGTTGTCTGGCGGTAGTTGGGTCCGGCAGCCCCCAAAAGCAAGAAGCGGTCCCCCCGGGGAGGGGACCGCTTCAAGTTTTCGCCCACCTTCGCGGCGGATGCGTTTCGATCAGTTCTCGCCGACGATGGCGATACCGACCAGTTTCGGATCGAAGAACTGGCCGGAGAACGAGCCCAGCGTATCGCTTGTGCCCCAGGCGGCAGCGGTTCCCCACGCCGCAGACGAGCCCCAGATGGCGGAGAAACCCTCGGTTCCGCTGGCGCCCCACGCGGCGGCCGAGCCCCAGACGGCCGACGTGCCCCATGCGGCCGCCGAGCCCCAGATCGCCGACGAACCCCATACGGCCGAGGTACCCCACGCGGCCGCCGTGCCCCAGGCGGCGGCGGTCCCGTTCAGGCTGGATGTGCCCCAGGCGGCGGCGCTCGAAGTGATGAGCAACACTTGGCCGGTTGCTGGATCGAACATCACGGGCGGCGACACCGCGCGAACTCCGAGCGGCACCGAGTCGATGGAGGCCATGGCGGCGGGAATGTCGAGGTAGCCGGCGCCAACGGTGAAGATATCGTACTGGCTAGTGAAGGTCTTCCCGGTAGTTGGATCCACCGCGACGCTCATTGTCGGGAACTGCTTGGAAGCGCTCTTCATCAGGCGCGCCTTGATCGTGTCCGGTGAGAGCGAGGGGTCCTTTTCGAGCATCAGAACCGCGGCCCCACTGACCATCGGGGCGGCCATGCTGGTGCCGCTCATCCTGACGTACAGGTTGGACGGCGCATCGTTACCCCAGTTGAGGTAGTACGAGATAGGAAGCCGATTCTCGGGATATTCGTCGACCAGGTAGGCGCCGTAGACCAGAGCCGAAATAATGCGGTTGCCGGGAGCAACGATGTCGGGCTTGGCGATGTGGTCGACGGCAGTCGGGCCCTTGGAGCTGTAGCTGGCGATGGCGTCGTCGCCCTTGGCCGCGGTGGCGACGGTCTTCATGGCGCCGACAGTGATGACGAACGGGTCGTTGCCGGGCGAGGCGATCGTCCCGTAGCCGTTGTTGTCGCAGAAGTTCTCGCGGCCGAAGTTGCCTGCGGCGACGACGACAACGATGCCCGCCTTCCAGGCCTTTTCCACCGCCACGCACAACGGGTCCTCGACATAGCTGTCGACGATGGGCCGGCCGAGCGAGAGATTGATTACACGAATGTTGTAAAACGACTTGAGAGCGATGGCGCGTTCGATGGCCGCCACCACCACGCTGTCGGAACTGACCCCGTGAGCGTCGAGGACCTTCAGGTTGACGATGTTCGCGCGGGTGGCGAGACCGCGGAAAGTCGCTTTCTGCCCGTTCGAAAACCCGCCGTTGCCGGCGATGATCGCGGCGACGTGAGTCCCGTGTCCGTAGGAGTCGTAGACACCCCCGCCGACGAAGGTTTCGTTATAGACGATGCGACCGGAGAGATCCCAATGCGGGCTCACGCCGCTGTCGATGA encodes the following:
- a CDS encoding S8 family peptidase — protein: MKQSLNLILLLAISFSTLAAKKKTPSDFDETDPKATISAIVRYKLAPAAKHAEKAKKNKLAKKKDLALIDGAVYEGKRKDFEKLIAEDADIEYVSTDRKVRATLDYANPAIGAGIAQAQGWSGKGIGVAVIDSGVSPHWDLSGRIVYNETFVGGGVYDSYGHGTHVAAIIAGNGGFSNGQKATFRGLATRANIVNLKVLDAHGVSSDSVVVAAIERAIALKSFYNIRVINLSLGRPIVDSYVEDPLCVAVEKAWKAGIVVVVAAGNFGRENFCDNNGYGTIASPGNDPFVITVGAMKTVATAAKGDDAIASYSSKGPTAVDHIAKPDIVAPGNRIISALVYGAYLVDEYPENRLPISYYLNWGNDAPSNLYVRMSGTSMAAPMVSGAAVLMLEKDPSLSPDTIKARLMKSASKQFPTMSVAVDPTTGKTFTSQYDIFTVGAGYLDIPAAMASIDSVPLGVRAVSPPVMFDPATGQVLLITSSAAAWGTSSLNGTAAAWGTAAAWGTSAVWGSSAIWGSAAAWGTSAVWGSAAAWGASGTEGFSAIWGSSAAWGTAAAWGTSDTLGSFSGQFFDPKLVGIAIVGEN